The Sinomonas sp. P10A9 genome includes a window with the following:
- a CDS encoding cobalamin-independent methionine synthase II family protein, which yields MQNATHNTDFIQVSHAGSLPRTPELLAANAAQAENPGDAAAFEELLAGSVKDIVAKQREAGVTLPNDGEYGHTMSNSVDYGAWWNYSFSRLGGLTPGGVDRWQMTDEIRSEPGHIRLTTMKDRRDRLRFDEAYNDPNSFILTGRKTVLQPTVTGPLTYTGQEAVQRDVAHLKSALAANGFETGFLPALSPGSASRIANEYYKDEEELVYACADAMREEYKAIIDAGLIVQIDDPSIAENWDMINPEPSLADYLKFTQIRVEALNYAIRDLPQDQIRFHLCWGSWHGPHTTDLPFKDLAATMLSINAGSYSFEAGNVRHEHEWKVWRDLDLPEDKVIVPGVVSHATNVVEHPELVADRIENFARIVGRERVIASTDCGLGGRVHPQIAWAKLEALSEGAKIATDRLWG from the coding sequence ATGCAGAACGCGACTCACAACACGGACTTCATCCAGGTATCGCACGCGGGATCCCTCCCCCGTACCCCCGAGCTCCTCGCGGCCAACGCCGCGCAGGCCGAGAACCCCGGCGACGCCGCGGCGTTCGAGGAGCTCCTTGCCGGTTCGGTGAAGGACATCGTCGCGAAGCAGCGCGAGGCCGGCGTCACGCTCCCGAATGACGGCGAGTACGGCCACACGATGTCCAACTCGGTGGACTACGGCGCGTGGTGGAACTACTCGTTCTCGCGCCTGGGCGGCCTCACCCCGGGCGGCGTGGACCGCTGGCAGATGACGGACGAGATCCGCTCCGAGCCGGGCCACATCCGCCTCACCACCATGAAGGACCGCCGCGACCGCCTGCGCTTCGACGAGGCGTACAACGACCCGAACTCGTTCATCCTCACGGGCCGCAAGACGGTCCTGCAGCCCACCGTGACGGGGCCCCTCACATACACCGGCCAGGAGGCCGTCCAGCGGGACGTTGCCCACCTCAAGTCGGCCCTCGCGGCGAACGGCTTCGAGACCGGCTTCCTCCCGGCCCTCTCCCCCGGCTCCGCGAGCCGTATCGCCAACGAGTACTACAAGGACGAGGAAGAGCTCGTCTACGCGTGCGCCGACGCAATGCGCGAGGAGTACAAGGCGATCATCGACGCGGGCCTCATCGTCCAGATCGACGACCCCTCGATCGCCGAGAACTGGGACATGATCAACCCCGAGCCGAGCCTCGCGGACTACCTCAAGTTCACGCAGATCCGCGTCGAGGCCCTCAACTACGCGATCCGCGACCTCCCGCAGGACCAGATCCGCTTCCACCTGTGCTGGGGTTCATGGCACGGTCCGCACACCACTGACCTGCCGTTCAAGGACCTCGCGGCGACGATGCTCTCGATCAACGCCGGCTCCTACTCGTTCGAGGCGGGGAACGTGCGGCACGAGCACGAGTGGAAGGTCTGGCGCGATCTGGACCTTCCCGAGGACAAGGTCATCGTGCCGGGCGTCGTCTCGCACGCGACCAACGTCGTAGAGCACCCCGAGCTGGTCGCGGACCGGATCGAGAACTTCGCCCGGATCGTGGGACGCGAGCGCGTCATCGCCTCGACGGACTGCGGCCTCGGCGGCCGCGTGCACCCGCAGATCGCGTGGGCCAAGCTCGAGGCGCTCTCCGAGGGCGCGAAGATCGCCACCGATCGCCTCTGGGGATAG
- a CDS encoding acyl-CoA thioesterase has protein sequence MTHDAAASPPTVASPEHPAGNEVTLRFLAAPTDKGHSGSVDAGTVLEWVDKAAFAAAVGWSKTYCVTAYVGNIHFADPVNVGDMVEVTGTIVYTGRTSMHIRTVVSSGDPKGGTPTMRSQCLVIFVAVGENGRPVEVPRWVPRTDAEREAEANAVARITVRDEIVASMKRQEYTDAGTAERVVLRFLAAPTDVNWGGKVHGGTVMKWIDEAAYLCASRYSGRDTVAVFSGGVRFYRPLLIGDVVEVEARLVYTGTKGMHIAVHVRSGSPKGHELHLTTYCLTVMVARDETGAAVPVPRWAPVSDEDKRLWEHARELLEIRGRAPGGRLPNHLLRS, from the coding sequence ATGACGCACGACGCCGCCGCCTCGCCTCCCACTGTCGCCTCGCCGGAGCATCCGGCCGGCAACGAGGTCACCCTCCGCTTCCTCGCCGCGCCCACGGACAAGGGGCACTCCGGCTCCGTGGACGCGGGCACCGTCCTCGAGTGGGTGGACAAGGCGGCGTTCGCTGCGGCGGTGGGCTGGTCGAAGACCTACTGCGTGACCGCCTACGTGGGGAACATCCACTTCGCGGACCCGGTCAACGTGGGCGACATGGTCGAGGTCACCGGGACGATCGTCTACACGGGCCGGACGTCGATGCACATCCGCACCGTGGTCTCCTCTGGCGATCCGAAGGGCGGCACACCCACGATGCGCAGCCAGTGCCTCGTGATCTTCGTGGCGGTCGGCGAGAACGGCCGCCCCGTCGAGGTCCCGAGGTGGGTCCCGCGGACCGACGCCGAACGCGAGGCAGAGGCGAACGCCGTCGCCCGTATCACGGTGCGTGACGAGATCGTCGCGTCGATGAAGCGCCAGGAGTACACGGACGCCGGAACGGCCGAGCGGGTGGTGCTGCGCTTCCTCGCCGCGCCGACGGACGTCAACTGGGGCGGCAAGGTGCACGGCGGCACGGTCATGAAGTGGATCGACGAGGCCGCGTACCTGTGCGCGTCGCGCTATTCCGGGCGGGACACGGTCGCCGTCTTCTCAGGCGGCGTGCGGTTCTACCGGCCGCTGCTCATCGGAGACGTCGTGGAGGTGGAGGCTCGGCTCGTGTACACCGGGACGAAGGGCATGCACATCGCGGTCCATGTACGCTCCGGCTCGCCCAAGGGCCACGAGCTGCATCTCACCACGTACTGCCTCACGGTCATGGTGGCCCGCGACGAGACCGGCGCCGCAGTCCCTGTCCCCCGCTGGGCGCCGGTCTCCGACGAGGACAAGCGCCTGTGGGAGCATGCCCGAGAGCTCCTCGAGATCCGCGGCAGGGCCCCCGGCGGGCGCCTGCCGAACCACCTCCTGCGGTCTTAG